The following coding sequences are from one Marinilabiliales bacterium window:
- a CDS encoding sugar ABC transporter substrate-binding protein, translated as MKTIGLAITACILGLLLLSSCGRSDEVRIGFSVGPSHERWEKDIDYFSARIRNAGATLYVAEAENSHQKQMEQVRDLLKRGIDVLVIVPVDSRKASEIVCLAHENGIRVIAYDRIVNDCDLDFYISFDNMRVGEMQAEYLSRMRPEGYYALLGGDAGDNNSILLRLGQMNVLAPLVESRKISVVVDQYIPGWNADEAYRIVDNYLSENPGRLDAVVASNDHIAGGAFRALEKHGLAGKVLLSGQDAEAEACRRIIEGKQTMTVYKYIETLATSAASTALALARGEPVMNTQLSINNGQVMVPSILLSSMVSVHPENLRMTVIADGYIDESMVFENR; from the coding sequence ATGAAAACAATCGGATTAGCAATAACGGCCTGTATTCTCGGCCTTCTTCTTTTATCATCCTGCGGCCGGAGTGATGAGGTCAGGATCGGGTTCAGCGTTGGACCTTCGCATGAGAGATGGGAAAAGGACATTGATTATTTTTCTGCCCGGATCAGGAATGCCGGTGCGACCCTCTATGTTGCCGAAGCGGAAAACAGTCACCAGAAACAGATGGAACAGGTCCGCGACCTTCTGAAACGCGGCATAGATGTCCTTGTAATAGTGCCGGTCGATAGCCGGAAAGCTTCCGAGATTGTCTGCCTCGCACATGAAAACGGTATCAGGGTAATTGCCTATGACCGGATAGTAAATGATTGCGATCTGGACTTCTATATCTCATTTGACAATATGCGTGTCGGTGAGATGCAGGCTGAATACCTTTCGCGAATGAGGCCTGAGGGATACTATGCATTGCTGGGGGGAGATGCCGGCGACAACAATTCAATTCTTTTAAGGCTGGGGCAGATGAACGTGCTGGCACCCCTTGTTGAGTCCAGGAAGATCTCAGTAGTTGTGGATCAATATATTCCTGGATGGAACGCTGATGAGGCTTACCGGATAGTTGACAATTACCTGAGTGAGAATCCGGGACGGCTTGATGCAGTTGTAGCATCGAACGATCATATTGCCGGAGGGGCGTTCAGGGCCCTTGAGAAACATGGTCTGGCCGGCAAGGTGCTGCTTTCCGGGCAGGATGCTGAAGCGGAGGCTTGCAGGAGAATAATAGAAGGCAAACAGACAATGACGGTTTACAAATACATTGAAACCCTGGCAACATCGGCAGCATCTACTGCGTTGGCGCTTGCAAGGGGTGAACCCGTCATGAATACGCAACTTTCAATAAATAACGGCCAGGTTATGGTTCCTTCCATACTTCTCTCTTCTATGGTTTCGGTTCATCCGGA